AGGAAATACAGTAAATAAAGTTTggtttagtattattttagattaaattatcGTTAAACCAGATAACTAACATCGAACAGaagagtaatttaattaaattaataaaaaaatactatatcaATAATTACCTGCGTTAGAATGAACTGTAAAagctagtttatattattatcgtcCTCATTGTCCTCTTTGTCCGTCTTTCTGCTTTTTAAAGAACCGCCTCGGATCTTCAGCAGTTTTCACTTTTAAACACCAcgtttaagatttattaaatcttacctAAGATGTACGAAAGAAATACTTTTGCTTtacatcagcattgcacccgtgcaaTGCCGGAGCCGGTCAttagttacaaataaaacgcaaaatataattgattgttaaaagtttttaaatggaATCTCACTGTTGTCCTAAAGGTTGGAGCTGTCAAGGACAGCCCAGTTTGGGTTGTTTTGGGGTAAAAAGACGATTTTTCCCACAACCAGCACAACTGCGAGACTTGGGACGTCGCAGGGTAGTAAAATGGCGGGTCAcccatatttataacattctaCAAAAAACCTAAGACCCATAAACTAAGTCCAAGACGTAACATAAGTTAAAGACGTTGAAATCACCAACGAAAATGGGAGAAATAtgccaatggactttgtatccggctactaaataaataaataaaaaaatgggaGAAATATCTGGGTCtcagaataaaaaatcatctcatttaaagtggaactttcataatattatatcacaCATACTTATTAAACCAAAATCACTTATAggcagattttggtcaatatcaaaatgtattcgtcaatccgtacgtcattcaatttataattgtttagtcaagccacatttcatatatttaattataatatgggGTAGAGCatgcaaaaacaaaatttataactacaaaataaattaataaaagcattattcagttttaatttttcaatacagATTGATTAAATCTAccaagaaaacaaaattatgtcCATTAAAGAACTATATGTTTATATCACCTGtatcttaattaaacaaaatttaaagcttaaattgaaaaaaatcaaatatacaacTACACGCAAAACTCGTCGatcgagtttgcttatcttgctgAAGCCGcgaacaaattatttgaagaagtaaATCAAGAATCAGGTATAAGgatgtgcaattatttaatcaattacaatCTATTTAGAGTGAATATAGTAAACTAAAATTGGGACGGCTAATAGcaacgtgtatctcgctcgtatataggtacatattaagtttctcatgtcaataaaatacattttttataattacctaTATATTAAGGTCTTCAAACacaatctatttaaataaactaaatatcaaGACACAATGTTACCGTAAACATAGTCAATCATCGGTTTGAGAACTCTCGAAGTTAGATTAGAAATTGTACAAATTCTATAGGCAAACGGGCGATTTACCTGAAGTTAAATCATGGTATCAGTGCAAACCCTGGGACGAGAGACGGGAAGCCCAAGTGACCGTCTTTCAAATGGACGAGTTGCAAGCACATAGGGCAGAAATTCGGACAATTAAATCTACCACATAGTACGTACCTACGGATTGGATCTGGCGCTTCCCGTTATAGTGAAAGCTATGGTGGAGGCTGATATCGTTGGCCATTTTGTGAGGCCGTTGTCACACTTAAAGATAATGTGGAGAGAATGCGCCAACCCTCAATGCAAAGAAGGTCTGGGAGACGGCGACGCGATTACGCACATACTCCACCGAGCGCAGCAGATTCTCAGCGTAACGCTCAAAcgcaataacctatctcaatccatttttaattgtctaAGATAGACATATTAATCCTAATTATGAGAAaattgtgccaataaccaattgaCAGCTATCCATGGTGAGTCGGATCGGTGTTTGTGGCCAGAcagaaaatgacagttcaactgtgccaatatcctatctaaGGATCTTAATTTAtcccagtttttaaaataattaaaaagctatttgatatgtattaaacatagacaaacatattttaatattatttgtacggttttatttactttatttagtttatattgattatgaaataagTGTGTAAAGAGCAAAGGGATTgtattctatccgtcgccaaaaatggattgtcttcgtagggtttggttattgggatgcagataagAGATCGATCGTctcggtctgatctcagattgttttcaatctgagattgtggattaattattgggagGGAAACTGTTACCGTGCTTTCTGTCTATAGCGAGCAAATGGGGCTGCCACTTACGCTTTGATGTCTTATGATAAAAATGGTCTTTGAATATGTTGAATTAAAAGacgcaatatttttatctgtttattattatccCATTGAACAACACCCCCTCGAAAAATATCTATCTTATTTCAATATGTTCATTATCACATTTCATACTTTATggggtttttataattattgcacACACCAATATTAAGTCATAGTATTGctagatataaattattgggTCTATAGATGTCTTTATATCgcaccttttttattttttttaaatctagcaATACTTCGACtagaagtatataaaaattacttcaatAGACACAACCACTAATTTTATTGGAATGATCCTATTTACAACTTTGGCATACACTAAACAATGATTATAAAATGGCactattctatttatttacacaatacaTAAGTCATAAAATACATGAACCCCTGATAATATATGCCTAAACTAAAAGcacctttaataatataattattgtaattatgttttcagctggattttaaataagttgcTCATTagtcatttgttttgtatcaAAAGCAAggttatcaaaatattctccaaataaattacagttttaagtattaattaaataaatatttaatttctattacttGTTAGCTCTGTCTCTATTCAAAATCGACTTCGTACTGTGACATAACTACAAGACATGTTTATGATGATCTAAACATGTAGTAGTTATATACCTATGAAAcccatttacaaaattaattttcaaaattctgttaataagttaataaatatttaagacatTTCATCAATAATTTTGCTGCTATTTGCTGCTAAACTTAGATTTTAAACTTTCAAAAAAGGCTAACTTTGTCTTAATAGTGCCAGGCACAGGGACGGGGCTGGGTGGTCTTTCTGGACTATACTCTTTAAGAACCTCGTCTGCACCTTCAGGGATTTCGTTGGCTCCTCCGGGAACCTTTATGCTTGTAggctttgataattttagttcTTCGCGAAATTGTTTAGAAATGCTTCTAGCTGTAAGACTGTGCATGTATAAATGTTTCGACTTGTCTTTTGTATCGAGAAGGTTCTCTTTACTCAATTGTCGCCATAGTTGGTGTGGTGGCTGAAAAAATttcaacatataattatatatcgcatgtagattttattttaacacaaattatttcattaatattaaaacgataactttgaattaataacttttttcacttttacgattaaaatcgtaaaaaaaaccttaagttatgtttattttaatttttgtacagATCGATTAgtatgaattaatgttatttataactaagGTGCCAACATCAATTCAGAAAAAATACAGGTACGCATTAGATAAGGGTATTTTACCAGATAAGTGTCTACCctcttaatattaatgataaaacataaaaatgtcaaaattgtttatttactatatacatTAATGGTATAAGAATTTATCACAGAGTAAACACAGAtgttaactaattaaatacgCGTCAGTGTGTATtgaaatttcatatatttttaaattatgattcaCATAAAACTCACCTTAGTAGGCTCGTTAAGATTATCCATGCTGACAAACTTTTTAGCGAGTTCCTTCACTTTAGGTAATTGCGGTAATATTTCGTCTATTTCACTGATTTTTTCTAGTTTATTTTCTGACTGATCTATTTCGACGCCAGCGTCGTCACTGAGTTGCACGTTATGACTGAGCCTATCGATAATTTCGCCGGAGATCTCGTTATCAACTGAGTGTATATTGTCGTTTTCGTCACACTCGTATCGCGATATCTTATCTTCTGGTTTGCATTTTACTATCTCGCCagtttgaatattatatattttgattgaatctTCAATACTGCTGGAGCTATAGGAATTTTCTATACTACGTGTAGGTGATTTTTCTGGTTCAGTTGACTGCGTGCTTGAATTAACTGAGTCAAGTATGTCTTCGAATTGTCTGTCCGTCTGATCCTCTACCACAACCGGTTTAGCAACAAATACCTCATTAGTGTCTTCgtattctattaatatttcatttttacccTCTATTGGAACTGTCGTTACTGATTTATTGTTTGACTCTTTACCATTGAATTTTGTATAGTCTTGATTAGCGgcaattgaattaaattgctGTATTAGCAATTCCTGAAATTGGGCATgacattaatttgttatttgatgttttaaataaatatattataataatatgaagatGAAAATGGATATGAAACTAAGCCCCGTTTCTTCTACAGACGAAAAAGTTTTTGattaatctaaattattattaaaaaaaacattttacatctAGTTAGGGATAATCATTAATTAGTAATTGCTAAGGCGTTTAAGTGTTATTAGTTGGAAGCAGATGCTGTGAATACATTAGAATGAGAGTTTTGTGCAATGTTAAAAGAAACAGTTTTATTAGAATCGTTAGTTTGCAGTAAGCGTTGTTAGTCAAATCATTTACCGTAAACTCACAACACTCACCACTAATTTCTTGGTGAATTACTGTTGGCAAACTGAAACTTAATCAGAAGGGCACAACTATTAAGTGCAGAactagtatattaataaagtgcGGAGTGCTGTTAGTCAGCTGAAATCACCATGCTAACTTTTAACACTCAACAGGCATTTTGTTTGTGTTAAAACGAAGATATATCCAGAAATATGTTATGAATGTAATCATATGATTTGTGATTAAAGAGATTTTAATCCCTAACTATGCAGGTAATGTACAtagtaaagattttaaattagagACTGATCTAACTACATAATAGAAGGAGGTGTATAAATCGGAATGTTATGGTGATTCACCATATGTCGGCGTGAAAGCCTTTGTTTAACCTGAGACTCCCACCGAACGCGTAATTGAGGGCGGGCCGTCGCTTTGCCCGCGCGTACGCATCTCCACTGCGCAGCGTATTACTCCGCCTAACATTATTATACGTCTCAAAAAGGTCCTCGGTTATTTCTGgcatttttggtatttttagtCTAACTATATCCTCGTTTTCCACATAACCGTCACCTCCATATTTATTGTGATCTCTTACATTGGCACGGCTGACGTTGCGCCGATACGCAATGTCATCGGAATCTATGGGATTTTCGAAAATGGGGTTTATGGCAAAATTGGGGCTAGCGTTTCTAGGGCTGAATACGGCGCGGACGATGTTCTGATGAAGGGCGCAGGCTTCCAGATCGCTCAGTGAGCTGCTGGCACTTACAGGGGAGGCGAACTCAGTATCGAAATTGTCTAAGCTGCTCGATTTGTTGATCGAACTCGATATTGAACTTGTATCGCTAAACGTCTTCTCTCGTCCTCCCGACGAAAGTTTTgcttctttaatataataatctctGCCGTAACTGTGTAAAacagatatattaattaaaatagagtAAAGATAATTATgcgaaataaatctaaatagtATTTACCGTTTGTATTGTGGAACTTCTTCAGCCAAAACATCTTTTAACATTTTCGGCGATGGACTCGGTGATCGATCATTAACTTTCAAACATTCTGTACTTTGgctagaattaatttttttataagtatcttCATTGTCCGTCGGTTTGGTTACGTTCTCATTTGAAGCGAATTTAtcatctaaattatttttagatgtcAAACTATCGAAAAGGGACGATGTACTTTTAGCTAACAGTCTCTTCTGGATTGCTTCTGGTGAATAAGGATTGTTTGGCATTTCAACATAGTTCAACCATTTTTTCCGCTCTCTATAAGCTATGGTTCctgaaattatatacttacattattaatactagTAGTCAATATGTCAGCATACCTAAATCCTTTAAATCTTTAGGACAATTTAATAGGAAAGATATGGCATTAATAGTgtcataatttctttttattgcaTTAGATAAAATATCCTTACCTGGCATAAGTTCATCGTGGGCTTCGTTTGATACTGGTTTACTGaaatcaaaattatgtttgaa
This sequence is a window from Pieris rapae chromosome 20, ilPieRapa1.1, whole genome shotgun sequence. Protein-coding genes within it:
- the LOC110994984 gene encoding uncharacterized protein LOC110994984 isoform X2 translates to MLEYLVVLLIGFWLGVAIFLYVSCYWLEEILDLPKQQAAHSNRTIGASGAHAQLKRLVARVVEEAAALPALARYAAEPSTPTESSYEDLLATAILNKVIERYQTESGSGGRSSGIHSASASPSPSERSSPRSLELNSRNAREISPSVSAIRGDDDVSDWEEGEATDDAVELPRRVPFPEFGGDIVHQTENIDRDFDEVSGSDIQAIDGSWEENWLFQKKKIKNIQSVPVPMLVPNSNTEYRVLIGDRDADDTTDLSDNASDTEENETYQSDIKKVLESKHVIGGKPKVDEVLDFEPDSLMSVNGSEEFEKIYNEYSKGEDTVDAVEVKNVGIQEIDRHEDSILLLGVDSGPLPKTEFNLKEEIHRTAINGHDVFEDSRHTKEMSIDSLEMDGIPNEKESTNTLSNHEREGEYEETVTIPVQRYADSLRRKHFEDEPQTKPVSNEAHDELMPGTIAYRERKKWLNYVEMPNNPYSPEAIQKRLLAKSTSSLFDSLTSKNNLDDKFASNENVTKPTDNEDTYKKINSSQSTECLKVNDRSPSPSPKMLKDVLAEEVPQYKRYGRDYYIKEAKLSSGGREKTFSDTSSISSSINKSSSLDNFDTEFASPELLIQQFNSIAANQDYTKFNGKESNNKSVTTVPIEGKNEILIEYEDTNEVFVAKPVVVEDQTDRQFEDILDSVNSSTQSTEPEKSPTRSIENSYSSSSIEDSIKIYNIQTGEIVKCKPEDKISRYECDENDNIHSVDNEISGEIIDRLSHNVQLSDDAGVEIDQSENKLEKISEIDEILPQLPKVKELAKKFVSMDNLNEPTKPPHQLWRQLSKENLLDTKDKSKHLYMHSLTARSISKQFREELKLSKPTSIKVPGGANEIPEGADEVLKEYSPERPPSPVPVPGTIKTKLAFFESLKSKFSSK
- the LOC110994984 gene encoding uncharacterized protein LOC110994984 isoform X3 — its product is MISTFDGFLFLFFLYVISWVIERYQTESGSGGRSSGIHSASASPSPSERSSPRSLELNSRNAREISPSVSAIRGDDDVSDWEEGEATDDAVELPRRVPFPEFGGDIVHQTENIDRDFDEVSGSDIQAIDGSWEENWLFQKKKIKNIQSVPVPMLVPNSNTEYRVLIGDRDADDTTDLSDNASDTEENETYQSDIKKVLESKHVIGGKPKVDEVLDFEPDSLMSVNGSEEFEKIYNEYSKGEDTVDAVEVKNVGIQEIDRHEDSILLLGVDSGPLPKTEFNLKEEIHRTAINGHDVFEDSRHTKEMSIDSLEMDGIPNEKESTNTLSNHEREGEYEETVTIPVQRYADSLRRKHFEDEPQTKPVSNEAHDELMPGTIAYRERKKWLNYVEMPNNPYSPEAIQKRLLAKSTSSLFDSLTSKNNLDDKFASNENVTKPTDNEDTYKKINSSQSTECLKVNDRSPSPSPKMLKDVLAEEVPQYKRYGRDYYIKEAKLSSGGREKTFSDTSSISSSINKSSSLDNFDTEFASPELLIQQFNSIAANQDYTKFNGKESNNKSVTTVPIEGKNEILIEYEDTNEVFVAKPVVVEDQTDRQFEDILDSVNSSTQSTEPEKSPTRSIENSYSSSSIEDSIKIYNIQTGEIVKCKPEDKISRYECDENDNIHSVDNEISGEIIDRLSHNVQLSDDAGVEIDQSENKLEKISEIDEILPQLPKVKELAKKFVSMDNLNEPTKPPHQLWRQLSKENLLDTKDKSKHLYMHSLTARSISKQFREELKLSKPTSIKVPGGANEIPEGADEVLKEYSPERPPSPVPVPGTIKTKLAFFESLKSKFSSK